The genomic DNA CTAGTGGCAAATATCAGTATTAATTTCTGGGTAGAATTTAACTACATATTTAGATTATACTTATTTCTGtttacatgtacctactatGAACAATAATTGACCTTctgtagagtttggctaataaaagtagagactgaaatcacccgccaaattattatttttgtttgtgaatacctacattactacctatactaAAGGTATTAagctcagttattccaatatttgcactatagtTTTGAGAATatactccgatttttttttaatttacctgaattttaaatttcagtctctactttcattagccaagcTCTATCAACCTTGCCTGAAAATTGAGATGTGCATCTTATACATTATTAGTTCACTGTCGGATTGATAATGTGGAAAGGTAATACCCAGCCTAGTCCGCCTTTAAGTGATGTATTGTTTTCCTGTAAAAAACTATGGGATATCTCTTATGGAGTGTTCACGTCTGACTAAAGTCACACGTAATTTTATGTCAGATGCGAACACTCATGGTTTTGTTTGACATTCCTCCGCTTTCCTGTCATATTTTAGAAAACTACCAAGTTGTTAGACTCGTTTCTTGCATTAGTGCTCCTGCGACCGACAGTTGCCGTATGACGTTCAtagtacgtactattatcgtgaatcgcggcaaactttcaagagtgaaatgaactgtcacccgcaccttgctacagcgcacgagctATAGGTAGCTACTATTACAAGAACCCACAGacaaattgtattgtaaatCGTAAAATTTTTCTTGAGCTAAATAATACTGATCATATCAGAATCGAGAATCTCTTTTGATTACGCACAATTAATGAGTGaacaactttaattaattattaaagaaGGCAATATAGTCGTTCGATAttcaatttacatattataacatACACATACATGTCTGTGGGAGCTCTAATAGTATAATCTATGTTTGTGTGAGTTCTAATGGTAATTGCACAATGCACATGGTGGTTTTCTCTTCAGATGACAGGTCACTGCAATGCTATTCTTTatcgatgtttttataatttgtgaaTCGAATTCCTCTTAGctctctgtttaacatgatattatataaatagagaGAGATGGAGACGAAATCAAAACTCACTGTAGTTTTACAAAAATCGTTACGGAACAGCGCTACTAAAGTTATTTTCGGTGCAAAGTGACTTTAATCGTTGTTATTTATGTTACTAACATGGGCTTTTGAGactttgtgtatattttttgaaagtaAATCGATGGATTTGAAATATTACTATGTTTTTATTATCCCTCATCACCTAGGCTAGCTAGGCTAGCTTCTAGTGCATGGTTACTTTACtctaaatatttgttttcaatAATGTCTCATTGGTAGAACTGTACCTATGGCAGTTTCTGGGTTGGAATCCTAACCCTGTCCCGTCCTAACccttactaaaaataatgagtttttgttacttttacttacatttttaacccccgacgtaAAAATAGGGGTGTTAAAGTTTGATGTGTCTGTTTGTCTATCTTTGGCACCataactcccgaacggatgaagtgatatcaattaagttttttttttgtattataagtgATTTAtgcgcgagtgttcttagacatgtttgatgaaaatcggttgagccgtttaaaagttgtaggggtgaaagtggggaagaataaccgaagaGCTGCAAATATACTCGTGTCTCAAGACTCGATCGAattcgagagtgtaattaataatttcatgacattcgatggtttatcaaaattttcaattttattgttaCTTTTTTCTCAGTAAACATGtttatcttcttcttttttcgTCAATAGTCAGTACTGCCTAATAGAATGGTTCGCTGTATAATAAaagacataaatataaaaaatagttatgtaATTCATTCATCACTTTATAAGCGTATGTTTTAAGTTTAttcaagaaataatttatttatttgtccataAATTATCTAAATGCAAAAGGTTTTTCTCCAAACAACCTCAATATTTCTAGTACGAGTTTTCATATTAGCTATAGCCCGaccacaaaatataaaatgtgttCTACTTATTTTACGGAAAAAAATGGAACTATTCTTCCTCTAATAACGTACTTCCGACTGACccggtggccaaaactggaactaacGTTGCGACAGTCGCCATTTTGCAAAACTATTATACTAGaatccgcgccacgaaagaagtcccgtggctaaaacctgaactaaaattgtcaaattacacaaaattgacaaaatgaccGCCATTACTAAATGACAATGAGAGTCGCGTCTACGAGATttgttttgtggcgcggagtataaaTAAGCAACAATGACACCAGCGAGAATAGGGCCTGATAAGTTTGTggcaatgaaaaaaaattacaatggcgCCCCCAAACAAGGTTTCAAGTTATGGTCAGGCTACACTAACCGCAGTGCAGCTAGACGGGGCCAAATGGACCCCTCGATTAAGGCTTTATATCTCGCAAAAATATATTCACAATAATGGTTGGAGTTCCGAGTTGGTAGCTTTCAATTTAGGTTAGATACGACTATACTAATAGCCATTgctttataataaagaaaaatatagacACAAAAGAAGCACATTCTTCTCGCTGAGTTCTTCTCGCTGagtttcaattataatttaatattataaaagaaaatgatCTCTAAGCGACTTCGTTCACTTCAGATCACGACTTCGTCCAGTTCAGATCACGACTTCGTTCACTTCAGATCACGACTTCTTCCACTTCAGATCACGACTTCGTCCAGTTCTGATCACGACTTCGTTCACTTCAGATCACGACTTCGTACACTTCAGATCACGACTTCGTTCACTTCAGATCACGACTTCGTTCACTTCAGGTCACGACTTCGTTCACTTCAGATCACAACTACATCACACCGCAGATGTCTACAACACCAATACATCATAACGATGTCGAGATAATAGTCAAAGTAGACTATATAGATTCCTTATTTTAAACATTCTATATCACTACATTGCGATATATTTAACTACAAAAACTCGTACTAGGGCCgcgatcgattattattattgtgtaattaattttacatatatCCATAGCACGAAACCTCTCTCTCTGCTGCGCCATGACATTACACTGTATAAATTAGTTCCTTGAtggttacataattttaaaaaaaggtttctcataaatgtattttattactatCAGATAAATTGGTGTCATGACACGGCAGCTCAAGTGTACAAGATATTTCACACAATGTAAAAGGcagtgaaaattaaaattatataaaacaatctCTAATGGCCTTATCCGCGctacagacgttcagttttaactgtacagttttatttaaacgaaatttcaaaatcattagttacacagttaaaactgacggacactacacaCGTTAAATTTAACTGTTCAGTTATAACTGCACGTCTGTAGCGGGTTACACAGGCAGAGTTTTTGTGATAGCTACATATTATAAACTCTTACAATGGATCAAGGGCTTGCAATATAGTCATACCTCCTTAATCAATCCTCTCTCTCCCTAAGCCCTCAATTAGTTTGGACTATGGAAGGTAGAATATTTCAAAAGTCAAATTCCTCAATTGTCCAATTATAAaacgtactagcggacgccagcgacttcgtccacgtggaattcagttttccccaAATCTCCACAATCTCaattatttccattttaaattttagccaaatcgctcctagtagcagcgttaaagagttacaaacatccaaacaaacatccaaacaactttcgcgtttataatattagtaggataggatgatattttatacaggatatcatgaggaatcatgtctccagtcgcTAGAACAGAgtcgtggcaacccttcactAGAGACACAAGGTTTGGTCTTTCTTGTTTAATGGTTAATGGTGTTTTTTGTTCTACGTATTACTCTTCAATAtccattaaaacatttttaaatgcaCAATGATAGGAGAATTGCAtagcattttgatttttttaacatttcaaGCAATATTCTACTGCCCACAGGGCAGAAACGTTAAATATTGGTATGCTGAATAAATGAAATGCCACTGCTTTATTGGATGAGAAAGCAATGCTGTCCGGTACAAACGATGTTATCCGAAAGAAACGATGCTGTCCGGAAGACGCGTCACACTTTATTGTCCGGTAGAGCCCGCTCTGGCCAGGAGAGGCGACGTTGTCCGGAAGAGGCGACGCTGTCCGGTAGAAGCGACGCTGTCCGGTAGAAGCGACGCTGTCTGGTCGACGCTGTCCGGCAGAGGCGACGCTGTCCGGCAGAGGATGCTGTCCAGCAGAGGCGACGCTGTCCGGCAGAGGCGACGCTGTCCGGCAGAGGCGACGCTGTCCGGCAGAGGATGCTGTCCGGCAGAGGCGACGTTGTCCGGTAGAGGAGACGCTGGCCAGGAGACGCGACGCTGTCCGGCAGAGGCGGTGCAGGAGGCTAGTTGAGCGCGAGCACGCTGCTGGCGCCGAAGGGCGGGCGGTAGTGCACGTCCAGGTCCTGGAACAGGTCGGCGGGCGGCGCCACGTTGGCCAGCAGCACGCGGCCCAGCGCGGGCGACAGCGCGCCCGGCAGCCCGCCCTGCAGCGACGCGCGCACGCTTATGCCCGCCCAACCTGCCGACAtggaattataataatatattcaggTATTATTTATCTGCCGATTGGGCAAAGACCTGCTTCCCTTGCAAAGGAGAttattcacgctccatacatttctgggctcttttttgaaagtgccggccaacaaaaaaaaaatagcacgactcgttagaataagccatttggagcaatagctaatatggcatgaaagttgtcgGGTGgatctgaaccaagttatacaggttcgacgattcgttatttccatacattttgtcgattttcagaagtgcccgccaagaaaaaaaactgatgcgtatcgttagaactgcccatttggagcaatagttagtatggcacaaagattgtatttctagtttttttttcttagcgggaacttttaaaagttgacaaaatgtatggaaataacgaatcattgaacctgtataatttggttcagagccacctgacaacttttatgccatattagctattacttcaaATGATTAGTCCTAAAGATTCgtgcaattttttttcgttggccggcacttttaaaaatggcccaaaatgaatgatctccttttataCAGCTGCCCTTTGCTGTTAGTTTTAGTATGAagatgcaattttatttttagatggaAGAGTTATTGTAAATTTCAATCCAGATACGTGAGGTTGTCTCACGGCCGCCATCTTTGTAAAAGGGGTACAAACGTTGTAAGTTgttgttaaaatttatttaacaaactaTACAAAACAAAGAAGTACGGGTGTACTTTATACCTTCCGTTCGCCTCGCCCAAATACTTTTCATAACGCTTtcagcttactccccaagtcgaGCTTCCCCAATCCACATAGCTCTAGATAATGTAGTTGTCTTTGCAAGTGCAGTTACCTTCAGAGGGCGGCTCGAGCGCGAGcacggcggcgcgcgcggcggctgCCCAGCGCAGCGCCGCGTCGTGCGCCTCCTGCTCGTCGTCCAGCAGCGGGTCGTGCAGCGCCAGCAGCACCACATCCGGCGCCGGCAGCTCGTCCGCGCGCGCCGCCgtcgcgccgcccgccgcccgcagCGCGCGCAGCTCCTCACGCAGCTCCGCACACGCCGCCCGCGCGCCCGACACCAGCACGTGCGCGCGCACGCCGTGCGACGCCAGCAGGCGCGCCGCCGTCACGCCGCACGCGCCCGCGCGGTGCGCCGCCGCCAGCACCACCGCCACCGGCGCCTGGTGCGCGTTGCGCGGCTCCaaccgccgcccgccgcccgccagCCGCAGCGCCAcgtcggcggcggcgcgcgccagCAGCGTCAGCGCGCAGTCTAACAGGCCGCGCGCGCGCATGCCCTGCCAGAAGGCGCGGCGCAAGCGCGGCGCGGCGGACGGTACAGCGCGCCCGTCGTCCGCCGTGTACACCGTCGGGCcgcgcagcgcgtcgggcaCTCTGATGCGCTGCGGCGGCGGCGCAGCCCCCAGCACGTTCTCGTCGTGTCGGAAGCTGGGCGGCACGACGTCGGGGCGCGCGGGGGCGCCGCGCATCTCCTCCCACAGCGCGCGCTTGTCGAACAGCGCGAGGTTGCCCTCGAAGTCGAAGTCGTCGCTGAAGGCGGGCTCGGCCGCGTCCCCGAAGCACGCCTCgtcgcggcggcgcgcgcgctcgtGCGGCCGCGCCTTGCCCGCCGAGCCGGGCGCGCCGCcgctgccgccgccgccgctgtGCGCATTGCCGTGCGAACTCTTGCCGCGCCCGCCCTGCAATTATTTAAACACCTCTATGCAAACTGACCTTCGTCTACAGCAGTCGCAGCATAGCACGATACTTTACAGAGGTATGGGGCGGGGGCTGACCAACACACTCCCATCATACACGTGTATTTTAAGTATTCGAGAATTATTTTGTTCTagaattatttcaataatgtaACAAGACAAGATCTCCTAAGATATTCACTTTTGTTCAAAATTATATACttgtgaaatttattttattattattaaagattaatatattttttataaaaagacttCCGTAAATAACACATTATTTTAGAAGAAATTTGATTAGCAGAAAAAGATTAAATTATCCTTAAAAGAAAGACGATAATAAAAATAGCTAAGAGTCCCAAAATGTGCAAGGGTTAGAGAAACAATGAAATACCTGTATGTCGATGGGCTTGCTGCGCGGCGGCGCAGGCTGTGTTGGGTTAGCCTGAAGAGTCTCGCACACGGTGGCGCGCTGCGGCTTCTTGCCCTTGCCTACAGCCACCGTGCTGTGCACCCGCTCCGTCGCCGCGGGACGCGTCGCTTCGATTATCTTCAGATCCTTTATATCTGCAGCACTGTAAACATTCATGATATTAGAGCAATGTTCCTACACCTCCCCCTACCCTGCAATGTAtggccaagcaatttagcaatTTATTAGGATGCAGTTTAGAAACTGTCAGAGATATGGGTAAGTACTGTAACCTGTATCTCTTCCAAACTCATTTTCAACGAagagtgcatcatcactcaacatcagatgagattgcaatcaagggataacttgtcattaaataacaaaaaactggattgttttgaaataaagaaaactgaAACTGTTAGTACTGTAtcagttttctttattttattttcatcataatattGTTCACCCACTACACACATATCTGAGGCTGGACCAAAGAAGTAGTTGAACAAATAAGATGCctaattcggctcactgttgagtgtGTTCATGTggtattagcctaactcctctcattttgagataagacaaatgctaagatatttgtcttcTGGCCCAAAGTGCATTGGCtgactttacacacacagagaatcaagaaaattcttaggttttTCTGCAGAACCcttgttactttaattttaagttttcggctaTAATTACCAgcactaatttaaattaaattatgacataacttgacctttcaaaagtgcttgtacacaaagcctaattgaaataaatgaattctgatTTTGATTtggtttgattatttgtttctataattttgtaaaccatctactctttttaaccgacttccaaaaaggaggaggttctacgttcggctgtatgtatgtttttttttttttttttttttttatgtatgtccagcgataattccgtcatttgtggaccgattttgaaaattctttttttgttttgaagggtttgattccagggtggtcccatttttttcatgtcaggatctgatgatggcatcctggagaaattgaagggaactttcgaaaatcgtagggacggctagtgcgtttgttagtgtttccataaggtattttaaaccactacaatttaatgaaggtttggagttggtctgatgatggagccgaaacacagacgatggaactcgtcaacgatttacagcaggtaccttttgtttgggcttgatttatttgtattgatgagaattttccacctggataggttgtgactgtattaagggtctggtgacgaagatgaaggagagttaagggaactcctcgacggttcacagtagctaccttgtgtttggacttgataaattttatattaatgagaactttccaaccatatggattgtgactgcatcggaggtctgatgatgaagacggaggacagtcacctttcacgtttttctgaatatttatattaggtgtggataaagggggagtgaaattttgtatatgagttaaggtagtatttttaaaattgtgattttaggacttagatacttattataagaaaataacgtttcatttgtgttcacactcagttggtgtgctaacactaaaaattaaaaaataaaaattttaataaaaaaaattcaaccgacttcctactcgaaaattaacctaaactaaaaagcaaaaaataacatcttacctatatgctaccttcggatcagtttgaaggcggtgccaagccagtgatgttttaatttaagccgtttaaattacaaaatttctgtggttctttcagaaacggctttaattaaaacatgacactggattggcaccgccttcaaacagatccgaaggtagcatataggtaagatgttattttttgctttttagtttaggttaattttcgagtaggaagtcggttgaattttttttattaaaatttttattacatacatgtAAAAAGAGTAGATGACAGATCCTCTttcacactccaaccatctttACTTTGTCCTTTCTCTCTTCTTGTATCAAGcagtttcaatattattttggtAACTCAtcacatgtccataccaagctaagcTTTTACTCCACAACTTTTCTGTCACTGACACCACTTGCAGAATTtctgcactataatatctcctacGTACGTGGCTAGTTTcaacataaaattaaacattattactTACTTTAAAGTAACCTGCGACTTGGGATACGGGAAACCGTTTCTAAATGCTTTGTTGAGAGTGATAGTGTTTCCGTCGGCCTCCAGGATAGTGCCCTGGTAACATCCCAGCGGCTCCCCGCAGTTCACCGAAACCGCGTACCCGACCCACTTCGACATTATCACAATCGTTCACCTTCTAGAACTAACCTATGTTCTTACATCAACTTTTATTTCAcatcaattataatttaattactacAAACATGTGATACACATTGCAAACAAccagtatttataaataatattgtattgtatttctaTTTTGTTACACtgattcaataaaaagttaatcaCAAAACAAGAACAACAATCAACACATGACATAACAATCAACGAAGTACGAAATAGAAATACGAACATGGCGTTGACAATTGTTTGACATCCAAAACGACATAGACAATCAAAATGACAGTCCGAATTTGCCCTGACCTTAAGGGAATTAGCTATGGAGTTGCATCGATCCAAAAAAACCAACCCAGATTTTTTTCTGTCGTTTTCGAAGTGGACGAGGTAAACGCACATatcgaaaatatatattttgatattttttgccTTACACTTTGTGTGCAGTACACACGCGcaataatttttacacacactaatacAGCTATCGTACCTAAAACTTCTATATTCTACTCCCGCGCCGTCCTCTGACTGGACATTATATTTGCAAGACAAGTGAATTGAATTGTAAACTCTGTAAATTAAACGTTGCTTTGTGtgctaaaaagtatttttaaaccgTGACAATAACTGCAGTTCAGAGAAACAGTTTAAAACTTAACTATTACCGCAAGAAATGTGGGAGcgtaatttaaacaaaacagAAGAACAAACAGAAAATCAAAAGGTCAGTTTCCTTTTCAAATTTCCTACCTATAACCTATTTCGAAATACAAACCACAAAAACcaattatttacactttacCCTTCACCGACCCGTTTGCTCATTATATTTGTGCGTTAcccgcaaaaaaaaattaagtttatttcaatactatactataaataCCATAGTAGAATAAGTTACCATCTGTAAAATTACTtctgtgtaataatataataaatagaaaagtaCATGTATTATCATAAGTGCTTGCAACAAACGGGCGCTTAGCTGTGGTAGGTTGGTACCTACATGTCtcaagttaataatagtttgttactttgtaaattatgtccAAGTTGTTTTTCCTGCCATCattctaaatgtttataaaggtgTATAAGCCTGTACAAACAAATGACCATAGCATGTTAGCAATAAGAATTATTTTCAAGTCTATTGTTCTAATAACactgttacaatatattatattaataatagagacatttaaaaatcaattaatcaaaTCAATTATTTACGCTCCAGTTAGAAATACTTATTAATGAATCGAagtcttatttaaatattaagtttatctTTTAGTAAATAGAACCAAAGAGTCAGTTTGTGTAGTTTTATGGTTTAAAAACACCATTAAATTACACAGACCGACATTTTTAGGGAGCACGAAAAAGCCGattataaattcattaaaacatcgattctatagaaactgACTCTATAAACGCGTAAGATCTTTGatcttatatttatactttgtGAGGGGTAACATCTAGCTAGTCAGGTCCCTAACTAATTTGTCTGTATACCCGACACAAATACATAACAGACATGCATAGACTTAACTTGACTATGGTTTGACAGCTAGAgtttttgacattgacatttacAATTCTTAATTTCGGTCATCCGTGAAGTGATCCGTGATTTtgacagtttgatttgttacttGATGGGTGTTTATTGTGTTTTATTGCACTTTTaataggaaaaataaattaaatcgcGTATTAATGGAGATCTAATTAGTAAATATGTTTATGAACAAAAAGAAAAGGGATATCAGAAGTATggtaagtttaaaaaatatttagtgatTCTATTCAGTGATCTGCATAGCAGCAAAGCTCATATAATCattacacatttataataattacattcatattaaaaaactattttattatgaattctgactgaattaaaatttttatcaaatgtaaatttaacaatattttcggtacttataaaattgtttaaagaCCATTGGCATAGTAATAGTAAAAAGTGCGCATAGAAGAGCTTGACCTATTATAACCGCAATCATTCAAAAGCTTTTAATTACTGCCAGTAGTCTTACAGACTCTACAATGAGTAGTAATTTTGTAAGTAGAGTTTTGGTTGAGTTGTGGTTAAGTCAAGACCTTGGTAAAAACCTGTTTTACCTTTAGTACACAAGTTtgtataagtacctacaatGTACACATGTTAGCACATAGCAACATCTATaatgtgatagcctagtgaattTTAGACTTTGATTGggaaggcgtaggttcaaatctggtccggggcatgcatctccaacttttcagatatgtgcatttttagaaattaaatatcaagtgtctcaaacagtgaaggaaaatattgtgaggaaacctgcagacctgagaattttcctactcctcgacgtgtgtgaagtttgccaatctgcatttggctattctgagaggacatttatgctcaacagtgagccaaatatgggttattaataaaatgatgaATGTCTAGACATTTGgaaaaaattatgtttgtaaA from Bicyclus anynana chromosome 20, ilBicAnyn1.1, whole genome shotgun sequence includes the following:
- the LOC112044836 gene encoding enhancer of mRNA-decapping protein 3; translated protein: MSKWVGYAVSVNCGEPLGCYQGTILEADGNTITLNKAFRNGFPYPKSQVTLNAADIKDLKIIEATRPAATERVHSTVAVGKGKKPQRATVCETLQANPTQPAPPRSKPIDIQGGRGKSSHGNAHSGGGGSGGAPGSAGKARPHERARRRDEACFGDAAEPAFSDDFDFEGNLALFDKRALWEEMRGAPARPDVVPPSFRHDENVLGAAPPPQRIRVPDALRGPTVYTADDGRAVPSAAPRLRRAFWQGMRARGLLDCALTLLARAAADVALRLAGGGRRLEPRNAHQAPVAVVLAAAHRAGACGVTAARLLASHGVRAHVLVSGARAACAELREELRALRAAGGATAARADELPAPDVVLLALHDPLLDDEQEAHDAALRWAAAARAAVLALEPPSEGWAGISVRASLQGGLPGALSPALGRVLLANVAPPADLFQDLDVHYRPPFGASSVLALN